One genomic window of Haliotis asinina isolate JCU_RB_2024 chromosome 4, JCU_Hal_asi_v2, whole genome shotgun sequence includes the following:
- the LOC137280915 gene encoding uncharacterized protein encodes MITKSHTVSHHTYADDTQLLKAFHLSDLSTSLHCLAKCTQDIKCWMTTNMLKLNDTKTEAVLVGTKQQLNKVKTDFLKVADADIKFSDVVTDLGVYIDSSLTLDSHVNHLSRICYFHLKSIGNIRQYLTTAATEALVRALVTSRLDYCNSILSGLSSTLLEKLQKIQNTSARIISKTSKRSRITPVLQDLHWLPVKARTDFKILCLI; translated from the coding sequence ATGATTACTAAAAGCCACACAGTTTCTCACCACACCTATGCTGATGACACTCAGCTCCTGAAAGCCTTCCATCTGTCAGATCTCTCCACATCTCTTCACTGCTTAGCTAAATGTACACAGGACATCAAGTGCTGGATGACTACAAATATGCTTAAACTCAATGACACTAAAACAGAAGCAGTTCTCGTTGGTACAAAGCAACAACTCAACAAAGTCAAAACCGATTTCCTCAAAGTTGCAGATGCAGACATCAAGTTCTCTGATGTTGTTACGGACTTGGGTGTCTACATTGACTCTTCTTTGACTCTGGATTCTCATGTTAATCATTTGAGCAGGATCTGCTACTTTCACCTGAAATCCATTGGTAACATCCGGCAATACCTAACAACTGCTGCAACTGAAGCCCTTGTTCGAGCTCTTGTTACATCAAGGCTTGATTACTGCAATAGCATCCTTTCAGGCCTCAGTTCTACACTCCTCGAGAAACTTCAAAAGATACAAAACACTTCTGCCCGCATCATCAGCAAGACTTCTAAACGTTCCCGTATAACACCTGTGCTGCAAGATTTGCATTGGCTACCAGTTAAGGCCAGAACTGACTTCAAGATCCTCTGTTTGATATAA